The Triticum aestivum cultivar Chinese Spring chromosome 6D, IWGSC CS RefSeq v2.1, whole genome shotgun sequence genomic sequence CTCCAAGAGCGGCGGGCGCCACGGGCCCGAGCTCAAGGTGCGGCTCCACGAGCTCATCAGCAAGGAGCAGGTGGGTGATGACCTCGCGATTCACGTGCTCCCCCCCACTTCTGGCGTTTCTTTCCCCCTCGCTTTGATTTCGTGACGGCCGTTACTGCACTACTACTTGTTACTCCGCAGCAGATTTTTCTTCTCCGGACGTGTGGAATCCGGCAGCGAATTGGTTTAGAGATACCGCTACTAGTATGATTTAGTGCGAGGTAATACACCCCCGTTCGGCTGGGATTAATGGATTCTGTTCCGGTGGTACTTCGATGGTACAAATGCTACTACCGTGAAACCAAGGACGAGAGGGGCTCCGCGTCTTGTGATCTGATGAGGATGGTGTGACGCGACCGGAATCTCTGGTTGCCTAGTATGTGTTGAGATGATCGTCATGCCCCATATGAGGCATTGTACTAACCTTTTTGTTCCCCTTATTTCCGAGTTCTGCCTGATACTCCTAAGGTCGAACCACCTAGATAGCTATGCACTTAATTGGTACTACCACGAGGGGTTGGGGGAGTAGGGATGAGGACGGATATCTGACCATTATGGTTGGATGATAAATGCATAATAAACGCGTATACCGCAGGCTGCTGTGAAGGCTCCATCAGACCGTGTCTCACTCCCACATGTGGTTCTAGAAGAGGCGATGAGGTGAAGGAAAAGAACTAGGACGGTAGGTGTTAGGTGGGGAAGGAGGGAGGATGATTGTGCAGGTGACAGGAGTGAGAGTAATGTAATGAATTGAGTCTGTCTATATTTTGTAGCTTAATATTTTCTTGTAACAGAAGACAGAGCCACATGCAGAGCCATTTGGTGATAGTCACTGACATTGTTTCGTGTTGATGATTATTAATCAACATGGAAGTACTGGCTTCTACCCGAGTTAGCTGTGGATCAACATGTGAAACTGGAGGTTGGCTTGTGAGGATTGGGCACTGATGTCATTATGTGGTGTAAAAGGGTCAGAACTGATAGAAGCTAGGGCCGTAAACAACTATGGATATGGCGCAGTTCTGTGGAACTTTATGGTCTTTAAGGGCTTGGAAAACTCACACAACATGTTATTGTGGTTGTCAAGACATGCTAACTGTTTAGGACTCGCTTGTAACGCCAATTCTGGATAATTTTGTGCACTCAGAAGCCACAGCATGTCTTTTGGAAATTCTAGTTTCTTATTCTGTTGTTTGCTCTGGAAAACCATGGACTGTATATAGTACTTGCtgatggaatcatttttgttcagGTCTTCGATCTTTCTGTTGTGAAGCCTTCTGATTTTGTTCGCTATGGTTTGGGCTGTTTGGAGAGGTTGGCTGATCAAGGTGATAACTGTGCAAAGGACATCCGTGCAAATTTGAGGATTATGGTACGTGCTTGATGGGCTTCAGTAAGGATATTGTACATGTCAGAAGCTCTTAAGGGTTCGCTGCATGTTAGCTTTGTTATTTACTGTTAGAAACTATTCGATAAGTGAGCTTATATCTTAGCTCATGAGAGGTTTCTGCTCCACCATTTAGGTGTCCACATGCTTTCCTTGTATGTCGCAGTTTTCCAACTACTTTGCGTAACATCCTTGCACTAGTTCTTTCTGACAGGTTGCTGGAGGTGATGGCACTGTTGGTTGGGTACTTGGATGTCTCCAAGAACTTAATAAGTCAAAAAGGGAACCAGTTCCTCCCACAGGAATCATTCCACTTGGGACAGGAAACGACCTTGCTAGATCATTTGGATGGGTAAGGGCCGATATGCGATGACACTGTTCTATTTAAGTTCTTTGTTTTCAATTGAAAATGCTAATCAACTCAAGCACAGGGTGGCTCTTTTCCCTTTGGTTGGCGTTCAGCTGTAAAGCGATATCTCAACAAGGCAGTGTCTGCTTCGGTCGTCCATCTTGACAGGTGAGAATGTGAGATCATTGCTCGAGAGTTATTTCTCTCTTTATTCACCTATGCGTATTCAGCTCTATTTGAGGAACACATTTTGCACTGCCGAGTAAAACTTATCATATACCTATCTGGAATGTATTTCCTGATGGCGGAAAGAAAATCGTCAATCTACATAAGCCCAGCATCTATCTGCCATATTTATTATCTCCAAATGTGTAAGATGTGTACATCGTGAAGAGGCTTAACTCTAGATGTTTCTTCTAATAATTGCATATACACTATTCATCTGTTTTTGCAGTTGGCAGGCTGTGATTAGGATGCCAGAGGGAGAAATAACAGAGTTGCCACATGCACTTAAGAAAGCGGAACCTGCTGATCAGCTGGAGTTCAGCAAGGTCTTGACTATGAATTTACCTGGAAATCACACCCTGAAATAGAAAACAGACTTTAGCTCAAATCTATACACTCGGTAGCATGCTCTTCTACCATCGTTAGATCTCTTCTCCACTTAAGAACATTGTTTTAAACATTTGTTAAGATTGCAATGATAACATAAAAAACTATTGTTGAGGTAGTTCTTTTTCGAAAGCGAGTTGTAAGATGAACTCTGCATTATATTGTTTGTTATCTGCACCTAAATGATCAAAGATAGCCTAAACTTCGCATTTTTAAGAAATATTCAAGTCAATTCTGAAAATCCAAGTTGCATACAGGAATCCCTTACTTACCTAGGAAAAGACTTTTAGTTACTGCTAAGTTATGCATAGTAACTTCGAATGTGTGCCATTCTTTGACTCTGCATGGCTGCCTGTCATACTTGCTATTTCAAATGCTTGTTACAATTTGTTTCTCTGAATAGTTTGATGGATTGTTCCGGCATCTTATTTTCGTCTGTCGATTGTCAACTCTGCTTGAAAAATACTACGATCCCTCCTATATTTTGTCTTTCTCAGTGAGTGTGCAAGTGCTTATGTATTTGCTAAAGACCTTGTGTAATTTGGTGCAGGCAAGTGGCAGTGAGTTAACCGAAAAGGCTTCTTGCTATAAAGGAGTATTCTACAACTACCTTAGCATTGGTATTACTTTGTTACTTCATCTACTTTCTTTCCTTAGCTAATTCTGTTATTTCTCATGATCTTTACATGGTGATCTACATCTACTTGAGAGGTTTTATATTCAGACTAACTGGATAATACATGTAATATCTATTTTTCTCTCCAGTTCCTAGGTGTTTAGGGTTGCCTAAGATTTTTTTGTGCGCTAAACCTTAATTTGAAATTTTGAATGACTGAATATTCTTCAGTATCTGGAAGTTTGATGTGAAATATATAATCTAAAACTGCACACACTCTGATAATACAAAGTTGTAAGACTACAACTGAAACCACAAGATATGAATGTACCAGATCAATGATTTTTTGCTAAATTATATGGTTTATTCTTTATTACAGTTTGTTAGAGCCTTGATTCATTGTTAAGTGTGCCATTTATTTTGAACAGGGATGGATGCCCAAGTTGCATATGGCTTCCACCATCTACGAGATGAAAAGCCATATCTTGCTCAAGGACCAGTTGCAAATAAGGTGCGGAAAGAACTTCTTTAATGGTGTAATATGTAGTGGTTTAAAGTTTTCATGTATGTCATTGTGAAGTGTGATATTTTTCGAAGCCCACAGTAATTTACTGAACTCTTTTGGTGAGGAGCTTAGCATTCATAATGTGCTGGTTAGCAACATCTTCATTAGTTAATTGTCTTCTATCAGTAGGATGTAAGTATGGCAGACTGATAGATCACGTGATGTTGCACACATACAAAAGAACTCATGCAACCAAGTTCTCCCATATTATTATTATGTAGATCCAGCTGTATACTTGATAGATAAGCTGGATGTGATTCTGCAAGTTCTTCTAGAATATGTAACTTCTGAATAAAGAAAGAAACTGGCTTCAAAGGCTCCTTTTCATTTTCTGTAGCATAGTTATCTGGTACCTTAGAATTATATGTTATGCTGTTCTGTGACCTCTAGGTGACTGTTTTAGTAATACGTGTTATATGCAGTTGATTTATGCTGGATATAGCTGCACGCAGGGATGGTTCTGTACCCCTTGTACAGCAAGTCCTCAGCTAAGGTAAATAACCTGCCTTTTCATGTACTTTAAAATGAAGTCTGAATTTTGAAGTATCAAATAGTTCCTTCATTTTGATCCATCCTTGAGACACACAATCATGGTTTGGGGGTAATTATGAAATTCGACCCTCAGAATCTCTAAAAAAATAGCAGGAGTCCAGACTATAGTACTATCTTGGTTAACATACGAGGATTTGGATTCAAGTTCCACTATGCTAACttgctaagtactccctccgtcctgaacTATGTTGCTGAAATGAGTGTATCTACACGCGTCTAGATACACTCATTTCAGAGACAGTTAATTCCGGAAGGAGGTTGTACTATGCAATGCCAGTAACCCACTGTTTTTATTCTTTATCTCCATTTTTTTATGGTTCATAAATAAATTGCAACGGTGCTAAGATAttcttctttttcctttgtttGGGGCATTCGTCTCAATCATCTATCCAAGGCTGACAGAATGCTTTGTTGATGCAGGGGACTTCGGAACATTTTGCGGCTTTACATTAAAAGGGCCAATTGTTCTGAATGGGAGCAAATTCAAATGCCTTCAAGGCAAGTCATAGATTTCTGTCAAAGTCGGAAAAGATATTTAGATATCTATGATCATTGGGATGTCAGAAAATCGAGTAGCTCACCCTATTTATACGAACCCAGTGATCATTGCTATGCAGATAACGTGAAATGCTGACACGTGATGGCTGGTAGACCGTTTACAATTTTTGTCTGAAAATATTTAAATTGGCACAGAAACTACATCTGTGGGTTCGGTAGTTATCTAGATTTTGTATCTTTCTCAGTGACGAAATGGATTTTTGTCTGCATATAATAATTAAATAACCTATATTTTGCATAATAATAATATATTTGATGACTGTCTTAGCAGCGGCCTTCCCATTTCTTGGGCCTTACCTTTAACCATAGAAAAATGTATGATATTGCCAATGTCAGGCCTGTCCGAAATACGTAATAAGTAAATAATTATTCGAAAATATCGTGTGATGCTTGTCATATACTACATAACTATTATCGGTTGGTTGTGTCAGTGGCATACTGTTTTCAATGTTTTTGGAACTCCATTTGCAATGTGTATTAGTAATACTGTTTTCTGTTGTGAACCCTGGAAGTGTATCACCACCAAACAGATGGTAGACGATCATATTGTGACTATCTTATTGGAACTCCATTTGCAATGTGTATTAGTAATACTCTGTTGTGAACCTTGGAAGTGTATCACCACAGAACAGATGGTACACGGACATGTTGTGACCATCTTATTGGAGAAGTGTTCGAGCTTACTTGGTTACTCTTGATGATTGTCCTTCAAATTTGCTGTACCAAGACTTATATTGTATATCACTGAAATTGAGCTCACATTTATTATCATCTGTTAATATTGCAGTGTTAGATCCATAGTGGTCTTAAATCTGGACAACTACGCCAGTGGAAAGCATCCATGGGGTGATCTTAAACCGGATTATCTTGAAAAGGTTGGTAGCTGAGCTTGCCCATGCGCATTGCATGTATCATCAGTTCGATATGGGGTTTATAGCTAACGTTGAAGTTGCCAAATGGGATAAATAGACAGCAAGTGAGCATTACATGTTCTGTCATCGCTGACGTATGCTTTTAGAACAAGTGGTAGCTACTAGCTAGAGTTCAGCATTGGGTGGGGTTACACAAATGGGCTCTGTTTGTTCTATGCAAATGATGTGTCTTTTCCCCCCTCATTCCAGAAAGGTTTTGTTGAAGCTCATTCAGACGACGGTTTGATTGAAATATTTGGTCTGAAAGAAGGTTGGCATGCTTCATTCGTTATGGCTGAGCTTATCAAAGCAAAGCACATTGCTCAGGTACGTGCCCTAATTTTGCATTGATTTTCCTGTCACAGGATTGATCTATTTGGGTATCATTTCTTCAGTAACTTACGATGAACTTCTGTCCAAAAATATTGCATTCTCTTAGGCTGCAGCTATCAAGTTTGAAATGAGGGGAGGCGAGTGGGATCGAGCATATGTTCAAATGGATGGTGAGCCATGGAAACAACCACTCATCCAGGACCAGTCGACAATCGTGGAAATAAACAAGGTTCCCTATCATTCCCGGATGATAAACGGGGATTCATGAGATTTCCCTATGTCAATCAGGTATTGATTCCGGAAAGTCCATTTTCTGGTTGTCCGCCGACATCAGTTGCACCCTGATAGCTCCCTAACCATGCAATTACCATGCCATCTCAGGGTTACACTCTAGATCGGTAGGCTATGTACAGTTTAGGAGCAGCTGGAGCTAGAATCGTAGAGATGGCTCAGCTGCAGAGAAGATGATGCAATATTTATTGGCCTTTACCATGCCATGGTCGAGTCATGGCAGGAGCACAATGCGCCACCATGTACTGTTGTATCATATATATAAGTTATGTTGTATCCTAGttccttttttttgcgggggaaaacAATTTGAACTTGATTTGTATTATTTCTTGTCTCTGGTATACAACCAGATGAAAACCACCATGTAAGATCAAGTTATTATGCTTTGTGTTCAATCCAACAACTCTTTTCCCTCCGAAACGTTCCTTTGTCTGATGTcaaatactcccttcgtcctaAAGTTCTTGTCTTTCTAGATACAGATATATCTGGTCATGTTCCTAGAGttgtctagatacggatatatCTAGTCATGTTTTAGTGttatgtatctagacaaatctaagtaGTCATGTTTTAGTGttatgtatctagacaaatctaagacacgaATTTTAGGATGGAGGTAATACAAACCTTTTGCTTTTAGCTATGTGTACAACCAAATTGTGTTCTTTTTACTATGTACAGTTATAACATCAGAGAACTTCTTTCCTTTGAATTCCCTAATGTTCACTAGAAGAAGAATACAAAACGATTTTCTGGCCAAAGTACAATTAGTGCCACAAGACTAGGACTCCTATACTGGCATTCCTCATGGAAATGCTTCTACTCTTACTGCAGTTGAGAGGCATTTGACCTTGCCATTTCCACGGAGGCTGCTGCCCCGTCTATCCTCTGCTCGAATGACTCACTGATCTCCGACGCCGGCGTCCCCTCCGGCGAAGAGCCAGCATTCATCTCCGAGCTGACGTCCACGCTCAGCGGGctcgcccctcccatgccgtgTTCTTCCCCACCGGCCCTCGGCGTCAGGCCCGCGTCGCCGCCGCTCCATCTCGGCGTCCTGCTCGCGTAGTCACTGCCGTTCCTGACGGAGTCGTCGTTCCACGTCCTGAAGGTCGGGGACTTGAGGTCCCTCTTGTCGTAGTGCTGCAGCAATACGCGCAGCTTCCGCACGGGCACGCTCCCGGAGCCGGCCTCGgccttcgccgccgcctccgcctcccggagCTCGTCGCGCTCGCGGTACATGAAGATGGCGACGTAAAGCAGCAGCATGAGGCTGGAGACGACGCCGGTGATGAGGAACAGCCCGCCGAAGCTCCGGAAGCTGAGGTTcgacgagccgccgccgccgccgatgccgccCAGCGCGTCCCGGCACGTGCCGGGCTCGCCGAACCACGCCTTCTCGATGCGCGCCATCTGGTCGCCCTCCGCCAGCCTCAGGATCTCCCGCGACACGTCCCCCACCATGGGCGACCCCCTCGGGAACACGAACCCGAAGCCGTCCGTCTTGTACACGGGCCCCACCTGCATGTACCCGTCGCAGTGCTGCGACAGGAACAGCTTCAGGTACGGGATCTCGTCGAACACCGCGTCCACGCCGCCGTTCGCCGAGCCCTTGGACAGCGCGTCGGCGTACTGCTCCAACGTGCTGtacttcttcatcttcctctcgtCGAAGCCCATCTTCGTGAGTAAGGGCTCGATGAAGCTCCCCTCCTGGTACCCGATGAACTGGCCGCGCCTCTGCAGCTCCTTCACGTCGGTCACGGTTGGCCGGAGCTGCTGGACCGTCAGCATCGACGTCAGGCTCGCCGTGTAGCTCGACGTCAGGATCAGCACCACGAACACCCATATGATCACCACAAATCTCGACAGGTTGCTCTCCAGCTTCTCCTCTGAAAATTAAAACATCAAGATTGATTAATTTGGTGATTGATATTCTTCAAGAACTCTGCAGAATTGAGATGATGAGATGGTTAGTAAGTACTCCGGGTAgcttatgggacggagggagtagcttactGTGTGCGAAGACGAGCGTTGAGAAGGCgaagtagaagatgaggccgaacTGCTGCGACGGCGTGCCGCGGAACTCCGGGTTGACGCGGTGCTCGATGACCCACACCACGAAGCCGGTGAAGCAGAAGAAGGCGAGGCTGGTGAGCCAGAGGCTGGTGGTGAGCGGCTGCAGGAAGATCCACATGCTGGCGCTCGTGTCCGGCCGCGTCGCCACCACCATCGCCCACCCGGACTCCGTGAACGGCATGGTGAAGTCCGCCTCGTGCATCCTGCTCGCCGTGATCGTCACGTCCCCCACCGCAATGTCTGCCTCCCCGCCGCTCACCTGGTCCACCAGCATCTCGTAGGAGTCCGGGCTGTCGGGGAACGGCACGTACTGGTAGTTCACCGGGTACGGCAGGTTCTTCATCACCGCTTCGAACACGTCGATGCAATACCCAGTGACCTTCggcgtcgtcgagttcttctcccCGACGACGTCCACGAACTGCTTGAACCCGTTCTTCATCGGTACGGCGACATTGAGCACCCGTCCGTTCGGCGATTCCGTCCAGCCTCTCGGCTGGGACAGCGCCTCGCCCGGCCAGAGAATGGGTTTCAGCTTTCGCTCAACCTTGGCGCGGTCAACATTCAGGTCTCGCAAGATGCCGGACTCCGGCGTCCAAAACCCCACCGTCCTCGCGCCGTTCCCGATGATGTTCACGACCTCGTATGCCGCCACCTGCAGCTGCCCGTCCACAAGCTTGAACCTGCCGGCCATCCCGTCGAACGTTGTGTTGAGCACCGCTCTGAGAAGCGCTGCCCCGGTGGCCGACACGCCGAGCCGGTCCAGGTCTGTAAGGGCCCTGCTACGCTGCGGCGTCTGAAATGCCCGGCCGGGGACACTGGCCGCCTCGGCTGCCGTGGCGATCGCCCACGCCGTGTCGTATGACCAGAGCCTCGTCACGGTCGGATCATTGATCACGTCGTCGTCGGAGGCCGGGTTGTCCCGCCGGAACCTCGCCCTGAACCGCGCCGAGAAGTTCTTCACCTGGCTCGTGAGCTCGACGTGGGGCCGGAGGCTGACGACGCCTTGCATGGCGTCGATGTCCTCGGGGCTGATCCTGTCCACCAAGCCACCGACGCCATCTGTGACGACCCAGGCGTAGCCATCGGACATCATCCCGGCCTCCTCCGCTCGCCGGAAGAGCCGCGTCGCCAGGCGGAAATTGGCGTGCACGACGAACACGCGCGTCGGCATCGCCTTGAGGCGGTAGAGCAGCGCGTCGAGGGCGTCGTCGTGCGCGCCGCTCGGCACGGCCACGCGTTCCACGATGGCCGCGCTGTCGACGCTCTGGAGCGCGTCGGCGAGCGCCGGGAGGATGCCGGTGCCGTAGGGCGAGTCCTCGTGCAGGACGACGGCCGCGCGCCACCCAAAGTGTGCTAGGATAGCGGCGACGGGGGTGGCCTGCAAGGAGTCTTTGGCGGCGGTGCGCACGAAGTAGGGCGTCTGCGCCGGGGAGAGGGACGGGGAGGTGGCGGAGTAGGAGAGCACGGGGACGTGGGCGCGGCTGCCGAGTTGGGCGACGAACTCCGCCTCCGCTGATGTCTTGGGCCCGATGATGGCCTGCACCTGCGCGTTCTTGATCAGGTCCAGCGCTGCAACAACAACAAAGAAGAGGATTTTTAGGCCCATGGTACTCTTTCGGCCCTATAAAATCTGAACCATTAGAAACTTTTAAGGAGCCCAAACTATATAGGAGAGAAAAATGATGTTAAGTTTTGTAAACAAAAGGCGAGAAAAATGATTTAGTTAGTTTCTCTCAACAAAGGAAACATTATTATTTTTAAACAATACTAAACATTGTTTTGTTTGAGGGAACAAAGTAAACATTCTTTCTTTTTCGTGGGAGCAAAAGTAAACATCCTATAAGTGTGAATTAACGAACACCCGACGATTCTGTTGCGATGGAAGATCTATAGAAGCTGAGCAGTCAATATCATCGACCAAATTAACAAGCCATCTACAGTGGTTCATGTACCAAAGATGACTGGGGTTGCACCAGAGAACATGTAGGGATGGTTCGTAAATTAATGAACATTCGATTTTCCTGTCGTGAAAGATCTATTAGAAGCTGTCGAGTCACTTTCGTCGGCCAAATTAACAAGCTAGCGGCCATCTTTCTGCCCGAGACTTTGATAAGGAAGTTGAAAGCGAGTCGTCTCCCAGACCAGAGCAGACGACACACATGCTAGCTACTAGTGCTAGCTTGGACTACATCAGTGGCGGAGCCAAGATTCGAGTATAGGGGGGGCCGAGTACGTATATTGGTCTAATCTCATTGATAATTACTCATGCTCCTACTAAATTGTCTAAAACTGTCtatcgttgggggggggggggggggggaggccccTGCTCGTCCCGCCCGGCTCGCCCCTGGACTGAGACGATGACGAGAGCATGAGGCCAAAGTACTATAGCGTATAGTAAGAATTTTCAAGAGTGCTAATTTTGGACTGGCCGTTCAACGTTGCTGACCCGACATGGATGATGCACGTACGTCCACATGGTGCCCGTCACACCGGTTGAAACTTGGATCCCATGCATTTAGGGGAGTGGTTGCGATGCGTTGCAGAACGGATATAAAGATTTGTGGCATCTATCTATGCCCTTGTCGTCGACTGTCGTCCCCAACCAATCTAGCTACAACCACATGAGCCATGAAGCTTGACCGACTCGCGCGCTAGCACGTGCATGCGTACGTACGTACGCGGTGAAGAAGCAGACCGCGCGCGTAGACTAATCAGACCACACCAGTCCAAGTGCCCAATGATCGGCCCTGAGCAGCCAAGAATTTTTAAGCTTAATAGCACGGGCTGACAGGCACGCACGAACCCAAGCCTGACAGAAGTAGCGAATATCTGCACTTTGAGTCCACCGGTCACGGTTAAAAACGGCGGTTTATGCCATGTGGGATGGATTAGTTGGGGTTCCAACGCAGTTCGTTGGAGATGTGGAAGTTGTTAATTTGGATCCCCGtgcgtcctcgtcgtcgtccttgtGTTGACGATCGTGATCGAGGAGCTGGACAAAATGGCGACAGGGCCGGCCACGATGGATGTCCATGCAAGACGACAATTCTAGGCTGGCTGGCGGACCGGCAGCCGGCCGTGAGAGGCGCCGCATCCGGCGGCACCACAGAACAGCTAGCTAGTGGCTCGTGTACCACAGACGGCGGGAGCTGCACAGTCTTCAGCCCCCAGTGGGTAGGGCAAGACAAAAGAGATGGTGCTAATTTCCAGACGAGCATGCGGAATCAAGAGGTTAATTAGAGAAAGCAGCTGGCGTAATGAACTCTGATGGTAGCGTACGCGGTGAGCGAGAGAGAGGTTAACTAACTAGCTAGCAGCGGAAGCGCGCGAAGCCGGGGACGTCTCTGGCGGAGTCCGGCGGTGCCTGGTGGCCAAGCCCGGCAGGGTGCGCCGCGCAGCCATGAGAGCTCGGCCGGCGCCGCGAACTGCGCGGTTCGCACCACGGAACAGTTAGTGGTTCGTGTCCCACGGACGAGACTGCTCGAACTGCACGGTGGCGCAGCAGCCGTCGGTGAGGGACTAAAAAAGGCCAAGCTAGAGAGCTAATGTCGAGACGGCAAGCTTGCGTTTGCAAGTGTTATCGTAGACTGTAGCTAGCGTACGAGCTTGCATAGATTCATGAAGCGAAAGACGAAAataagagaagccactagggagCTTACCGGCGGAAGCTGCGCCGACGACGTCCCCTTTGGAGTCCCCGAAGTGGAGCTCCACCCTGGTGGCCGAGCCCGGGTGCGCCGCGTAGTAGTCCTCCACCGCCATCTGAATGCCGGTCCGCCGCCTCAGCGACACCGCCGACGACGCCTTGGTCGCCCAGTCCAGGATCACCCCGACGCGGACCGGCACCGGCGCCGCCATGCTCTGCGCTGTCGCCACCTGCAGCGGCCCGACGAGCGCGGACACTACGAGCAGCAGCAGAGCGTAGAAGAACGAGGCCGGGCCGACGAGGGAAGAAGGCGAGAGCGCGCGCACCATGGCCTTGCAAGTTGCAACTTGGGAAGAAGAAGCTTTGCGATGCGTGAACGATCAGTACCCTCTAGCGGCGCCGGCCGCGGTCGCTTTATAGGCGACGTGGATGGTACCGGCGATGGAAGTGGAACCTCGCGCGATCGATGGATTTGGTTTTGGTTTTGCGGTGGCGTACGGCGACGTTGCTCTTCAAAAGAAAACCACTCGACTCTTGACTTTGACTTGTATGCGGGAGGTGGGCCACGTACGTGTACGTTCGACAGCTACGTGGCAGCGCAGGAACCGGTCCAGAGAATGCAAATGGAGGTCGGCGAGGAGTAGAAAGCAAACCCATGGTGAAAAGCTCGGAGCTCTCGTCTTCTTTTAATCCCTCTCCTTTGATCTAGCTAGCTAGTGTCTGCGGGTCGATTGACTCTGCTCCTCCCGTGCATGAATTTTTTACCAGGTTCAAAGAGGAATCATGTTCTTCGCTGTTGAAAATATGTACCACAAGCATTGTTTACAAAAGATGGGATGACCGCGGTGTACATTTACGTAGTGTGTACACGGGACGTGGGGCAAGCACCGACCATGGCCACGACTTTGCTGGGGTGCATTCCTGCCCCGCCCCGTTGAAGACGTTTGTCGAGTTGCTCAGGGTCA encodes the following:
- the LOC123145826 gene encoding diacylglycerol kinase 3; amino-acid sequence: MERAEAEVEMAGNGDAVHTPHSAPPTAPSARVSIWESVRACGVWGRDVDKAELRRRVVMPLYARRAVAAAVAEKDEAAGVAAAAAARDEAVGGAEEEDGLEVVTPMVVFVNSKSGGRHGPELKVRLHELISKEQVFDLSVVKPSDFVRYGLGCLERLADQGDNCAKDIRANLRIMVAGGDGTVGWVLGCLQELNKSKREPVPPTGIIPLGTGNDLARSFGWGGSFPFGWRSAVKRYLNKAVSASVVHLDSWQAVIRMPEGEITELPHALKKAEPADQLEFSKASGSELTEKASCYKGVFYNYLSIGMDAQVAYGFHHLRDEKPYLAQGPVANKLIYAGYSCTQGWFCTPCTASPQLRGLRNILRLYIKRANCSEWEQIQMPSSVRSIVVLNLDNYASGKHPWGDLKPDYLEKKGFVEAHSDDGLIEIFGLKEGWHASFVMAELIKAKHIAQAAAIKFEMRGGEWDRAYVQMDGEPWKQPLIQDQSTIVEINKVPYHSRMINGDS
- the LOC123145825 gene encoding glutamate receptor 2.8 produces the protein MVRALSPSSLVGPASFFYALLLLVVSALVGPLQVATAQSMAAPVPVRVGVILDWATKASSAVSLRRRTGIQMAVEDYYAAHPGSATRVELHFGDSKGDVVGAASAALDLIKNAQVQAIIGPKTSAEAEFVAQLGSRAHVPVLSYSATSPSLSPAQTPYFVRTAAKDSLQATPVAAILAHFGWRAAVVLHEDSPYGTGILPALADALQSVDSAAIVERVAVPSGAHDDALDALLYRLKAMPTRVFVVHANFRLATRLFRRAEEAGMMSDGYAWVVTDGVGGLVDRISPEDIDAMQGVVSLRPHVELTSQVKNFSARFRARFRRDNPASDDDVINDPTVTRLWSYDTAWAIATAAEAASVPGRAFQTPQRSRALTDLDRLGVSATGAALLRAVLNTTFDGMAGRFKLVDGQLQVAAYEVVNIIGNGARTVGFWTPESGILRDLNVDRAKVERKLKPILWPGEALSQPRGWTESPNGRVLNVAVPMKNGFKQFVDVVGEKNSTTPKVTGYCIDVFEAVMKNLPYPVNYQYVPFPDSPDSYEMLVDQVSGGEADIAVGDVTITASRMHEADFTMPFTESGWAMVVATRPDTSASMWIFLQPLTTSLWLTSLAFFCFTGFVVWVIEHRVNPEFRGTPSQQFGLIFYFAFSTLVFAHKEKLESNLSRFVVIIWVFVVLILTSSYTASLTSMLTVQQLRPTVTDVKELQRRGQFIGYQEGSFIEPLLTKMGFDERKMKKYSTLEQYADALSKGSANGGVDAVFDEIPYLKLFLSQHCDGYMQVGPVYKTDGFGFVFPRGSPMVGDVSREILRLAEGDQMARIEKAWFGEPGTCRDALGGIGGGGGSSNLSFRSFGGLFLITGVVSSLMLLLYVAIFMYRERDELREAEAAAKAEAGSGSVPVRKLRVLLQHYDKRDLKSPTFRTWNDDSVRNGSDYASRTPRWSGGDAGLTPRAGGEEHGMGGASPLSVDVSSEMNAGSSPEGTPASEISESFEQRIDGAAASVEMARSNASQLQ